From one Parabacteroides sp. FAFU027 genomic stretch:
- a CDS encoding leucine-rich repeat domain-containing protein, whose amino-acid sequence MKKTIVSFGFALLAIVAFGQVSKTVNVNTAGSLSSLLSATEKQTVADLTVTGTIDARDVMLMRDSMTMLANLDLSGVNITAYTGIKGTINESFTYPANEMPIFSFCNPYTYSGKVSLKNVKLPISITQIGNYTFFLCSGLSGSFTIPDSVKLIGNGAFGACEGLTGNLTIPYSVTTIGDSAFYDCKGLTGSLIIPNTVTTIGFGAFYLCTGFSELFLPQSLSEISDMAFASCSGLKKITIANPIPPTIYSWTFYQVNKNTCQLIVPPGSELAYQSANYWSDFFAKTPQPKTIHLTTAGTLKDSLSHTDAATIANLSLTGLIDARDVRFMRDSMTVLASLDLSGVCIAAYTGTDGTYSTNTTIYPANEIPKYSFRRPVSPLGKTTLKSIKLPISITSIGDFAFYNCYTLTDSLYIPNSVTSIGDFAFYYCPELVGNLSFTNSLTSIGKSSFFYCKGLKGSLTIPNSVISIGDSAFFYCGGLMGSLTISKSVASINNGVFAGCYGLTGNLTIPNSVTSIGNNAFYKCNGLTGSLVIPDSVISIGNKAFFNCTGFTDLLLPKSLATISDWAFASCTGLKKITDNNPVPPTIYGSTFDQVNKTSCQLIVPSGSELAYQSATYWSDFFANIPQPKTIHLTTAGTLKDSLSYTEAATITDLTVTGTIDARDVRFMRDSMTVLANMDLSGVNISAYTGTLGTNTNIQTTYPVNEMPIYSFRKVDSYQNGNTYLQTIKLPLSITSIGDYAFAYCKGLTGSLIIPDSVHTIGNYAFSDCTGLSGSLVIPNAVTSIGDYAFSMCSGLSDNLIFSSSVKTIGNYAFNHCTKLKGNLNLPNSLITIGNGAFSYCSGFTGNLTLPGSVTSIGDYCFEQCKGLNGNLIIPASVKQIGAYAFNGCNKISGNLTIPESVTYIGSSAFNWCSGFTGNLIIPDFITNIEPGTFSYCSGFNGYLKIGNAVKTIGSNAFQGCTGLTGNLIMPNSIESIGDNAFYNCKNLSGNLTIPDFVTQIGQNAFGKCSGLSGSLSFPKSMTTINWNTFSGCSGITELIIPPSIISIYDWAFSSCTGLTKIVSVHTQPVSIGSYTFDQVNKSAVQLIVPTGSTAAYQSATYWSAFTNITEQDFGFSKKIHVILPGTLGALLNAFDISIISSLSLTGTIDARDIKLIRDSLVSITDLDLSGVNIVSYTGKGGTYTDSLTTYPANELPVYAFSTPGTYSYYNNKSNLKSFKLPSTINSIGNSAFAYCSKLTGNLVIPGSVKSIGDYAFYYCYGFNGNLIIPDSVCMIGDYAFYSCNGFSGNLTISNSVKVIGKSAFSNCNGFYGSLTLPNAVTAVGEYAFSWCGGLTGNIIIPATLDSISSGIFIGCSRLTGSLALPPNIKYIGKNAFQGCSSLSGNLIIPDSIKRIGSYAFGYCYGFTGNLRLSNSLTKIESGTFYGCGGLSGNLTIPNSVITIESSAFAECKGFTGNLTLPNSVKKIGSDAFSYCSGFTEDLVLPSSIDTIEDWAFRGCSGLSGRVSIPSSVKSIESNAFDECWGISEFLVDDNNAYYSSSNGMLLDKNQNLLIQCPLAKQGIVQIPQTVTTIGNHAFYNCNKLTGDLILPDHLKTIGSEAFQGCSGLTGNLTIPNQVRTISYQAFNGCSGFTGRLTIPNSVSTIDWKAFYGCNGFSELFLSQNIEQIYDLTFGPCNNLKKIMSASVVPPLIYSYANPFDQINKNSCQLIVPTGSKTAYKSATYWSDFSNIIEQDFTIRKVIDVITPGTLCNLLNINEADTITDLTVIGFIDARDVRFMRDSMSALINLDLSGVKIASYTGTEGTNSNTLSYYPVNEMPVYSFSKPDEDYPDYYYYYSDPVLLKTIKLPVSITSIGSMAFAYCMRLTGNLMIPDSVIYIGKGAFAYCIQLTGSLNIPNSVTSIGDGAFAYCSGLDGELTIPRSLKTIGDGTFAACYELTGSLMLPNSVKNIGKYAFYGCSNLTGNLIIPDSLTMINDSVFFLCSGLTGNLTIPGVVRTIGNNAFAYCSGFSGNLYLPDSVTAIGDNAFDGCSGLKGDLTIPKSVKSIGNHSFGQCSGLTGSLLIPDSVSYIGDYAFAGCSGFTGELSIPSAIDSIGNGIFEGCTGLTGNLTIPNTIKSIGYDAFQGCSSLSGNLVIPNSVQAIGWSAFAGCSGFTGNLIIPNSVKTIDAYAFSGCKGLNGSLAIPDSLSMIYYGTFRGCSGLTGSIKIPGTVTYIYWNAFEDCKNFTELYLPQNIKKIDDYTFKGCSGLMEIKSTNPVPPTISSYTFNQVNKSNCLLIVPSGSITAYQTALYWSEFYKVISLGITPIKAQLYNIYSSNGLIIVEKVTDEVIKVFSISGTLIKTINSQKGTTTINLPKGSYIVKVGSITEKVNL is encoded by the coding sequence ATGAAAAAAACAATCGTCTCCTTCGGTTTTGCCCTGTTGGCAATAGTTGCTTTTGGGCAGGTTTCCAAAACAGTAAATGTGAATACTGCGGGATCACTGAGCAGCCTACTCTCCGCAACTGAAAAGCAAACGGTTGCCGATCTCACTGTAACGGGAACTATTGATGCCCGCGATGTGATGTTAATGCGGGACAGTATGACTATGTTGGCCAATCTGGATTTGTCCGGAGTCAATATAACAGCCTATACAGGAATAAAAGGCACTATAAATGAATCATTTACCTATCCGGCTAACGAAATGCCCATTTTTTCATTCTGCAATCCGTACACATACTCCGGCAAAGTCTCCCTCAAAAATGTAAAATTACCTATCTCAATAACCCAAATAGGGAATTATACGTTCTTTTTGTGCAGTGGGCTGAGTGGAAGCTTCACAATCCCAGACTCGGTCAAGTTAATTGGCAATGGAGCTTTCGGTGCCTGTGAGGGACTAACAGGAAACCTAACAATCCCATATTCGGTTACAACGATTGGGGATTCTGCTTTTTACGATTGTAAAGGTCTAACAGGCAGCTTAATCATTCCGAACACCGTGACAACGATCGGATTTGGTGCTTTCTATCTTTGTACCGGCTTCTCTGAATTATTTTTACCCCAAAGTTTATCCGAAATATCAGATATGGCATTTGCATCATGCAGCGGTTTGAAAAAGATAACAATAGCTAATCCGATTCCTCCTACAATTTATAGTTGGACTTTCTACCAGGTAAATAAAAACACCTGTCAACTGATTGTCCCTCCAGGTTCTGAATTGGCTTATCAATCAGCAAACTATTGGTCAGACTTTTTTGCAAAAACACCCCAACCCAAAACTATTCATCTGACCACAGCGGGAACACTGAAAGACTCACTTTCCCATACTGATGCTGCAACGATTGCAAATCTTTCCTTAACCGGGCTCATTGATGCCCGCGACGTAAGGTTTATGCGGGACAGTATGACTGTATTGGCAAGCCTGGATTTGTCGGGAGTGTGTATTGCTGCCTATACGGGTACGGACGGAACTTATTCAACTAATACAACAATCTATCCCGCCAATGAAATACCAAAATATTCTTTTAGAAGGCCCGTTTCACCATTAGGAAAAACCACACTAAAAAGTATAAAACTCCCCATTTCAATTACATCTATTGGAGATTTCGCCTTTTATAATTGCTATACACTGACAGACAGTTTATATATTCCAAACTCAGTAACTTCAATAGGCGATTTTGCTTTCTATTACTGTCCTGAATTAGTGGGTAATTTATCCTTTACCAATTCTTTAACTTCAATCGGGAAGAGCTCATTTTTCTATTGTAAAGGGCTAAAAGGTAGCTTAACCATTCCTAATTCGGTAATCTCAATCGGAGATAGCGCTTTTTTCTATTGTGGCGGGCTAATGGGTAGTTTAACAATTTCAAAATCTGTGGCATCGATAAACAATGGCGTTTTCGCCGGATGCTATGGATTAACTGGAAATTTAACGATACCAAACTCAGTGACTTCAATTGGCAATAATGCATTCTATAAGTGCAACGGACTCACAGGAAGCTTAGTAATTCCGGATTCTGTGATTTCGATTGGAAATAAGGCTTTCTTTAATTGCACCGGATTTACTGACTTACTTTTGCCCAAAAGTTTAGCTACTATATCAGATTGGGCTTTTGCTTCATGCACCGGATTGAAGAAAATAACAGACAATAATCCTGTACCTCCAACAATTTATGGCAGTACCTTTGATCAGGTAAATAAAACAAGCTGCCAACTTATTGTTCCTTCTGGTTCAGAACTGGCCTATCAATCGGCAACCTATTGGTCAGACTTTTTTGCAAATATACCCCAACCCAAAACTATCCATCTGACCACAGCAGGGACATTAAAAGACTCACTTTCATATACTGAAGCTGCAACAATTACCGATCTCACAGTAACAGGTACTATTGATGCGCGGGATGTAAGGTTCATGCGGGACAGCATGACTGTATTGGCTAATATGGATCTGTCAGGGGTGAATATATCAGCTTATACGGGAACACTGGGTACAAATACAAATATCCAGACCACATATCCGGTAAACGAAATGCCAATATATTCTTTTCGAAAAGTTGATTCTTATCAAAACGGCAATACTTATCTCCAGACTATAAAACTTCCCCTTTCAATTACTTCAATCGGGGATTACGCTTTTGCATACTGTAAAGGACTGACCGGTAGTTTAATAATCCCCGATTCTGTTCATACAATTGGGAATTATGCTTTTTCAGATTGTACCGGTCTATCTGGCAGTTTAGTAATACCCAATGCTGTCACAAGTATCGGAGATTATGCATTCTCAATGTGTAGTGGACTATCAGACAATTTAATTTTCTCGTCTTCTGTAAAGACAATAGGCAATTACGCCTTTAATCATTGTACTAAACTTAAAGGCAATTTAAATCTACCAAATTCTCTCATAACAATCGGAAATGGTGCTTTTTCGTATTGCTCAGGATTTACAGGAAACCTTACTCTACCCGGTTCGGTAACTTCAATAGGGGATTATTGTTTTGAGCAATGTAAGGGGCTTAACGGAAATTTAATTATACCCGCTTCGGTTAAACAAATTGGAGCCTATGCTTTTAATGGATGTAACAAAATATCGGGCAATTTGACTATTCCCGAATCAGTCACATATATCGGCAGTTCTGCTTTCAACTGGTGTTCGGGATTTACTGGAAATCTGATCATACCTGATTTCATAACCAATATTGAACCTGGCACTTTCAGTTATTGTAGTGGATTTAATGGATATCTTAAAATTGGAAACGCAGTTAAAACGATAGGTAGTAATGCATTTCAGGGATGTACCGGATTAACCGGCAACCTGATTATGCCTAACTCTATCGAATCTATTGGTGATAATGCGTTCTACAATTGTAAAAATTTATCCGGCAATCTGACAATCCCTGATTTTGTAACCCAAATTGGGCAAAATGCTTTTGGTAAATGTAGTGGATTATCAGGAAGTCTATCGTTTCCTAAATCTATGACAACTATCAATTGGAACACTTTTAGTGGATGTTCTGGTATCACGGAATTAATTATCCCTCCAAGTATAATATCCATTTATGATTGGGCATTTAGTTCCTGTACTGGATTGACCAAAATAGTATCAGTCCATACACAACCAGTGTCAATAGGCTCTTACACTTTTGACCAGGTAAATAAATCAGCCGTTCAACTGATCGTTCCGACAGGATCAACAGCAGCTTACCAATCTGCAACCTATTGGTCAGCGTTTACCAATATAACAGAGCAGGACTTTGGATTCAGTAAGAAAATTCATGTAATACTACCCGGGACTCTGGGTGCTTTACTTAATGCATTTGACATATCAATTATATCATCTCTTTCTTTGACCGGCACTATAGATGCACGAGATATTAAACTTATACGTGACAGTCTCGTTTCTATTACCGATCTGGACTTATCAGGAGTCAATATAGTGTCATATACTGGAAAAGGGGGTACCTATACTGACTCATTGACCACTTATCCTGCTAATGAATTACCTGTTTACGCATTCAGTACACCAGGTACATACTCCTATTATAACAATAAAAGCAATCTCAAATCATTCAAACTACCCTCCACCATAAATTCAATTGGTAATAGTGCTTTTGCCTATTGCTCAAAATTGACTGGCAACCTTGTCATTCCCGGATCCGTAAAATCAATTGGTGATTACGCATTTTATTATTGCTATGGATTTAATGGAAACCTGATAATTCCTGACTCGGTCTGTATGATCGGGGATTATGCTTTTTATTCCTGCAACGGATTTAGTGGCAACCTGACTATTTCAAATTCAGTGAAAGTGATTGGAAAATCCGCTTTTTCAAATTGCAATGGATTTTATGGTAGCCTAACTTTGCCTAATGCTGTTACAGCCGTTGGAGAATATGCTTTTTCTTGGTGTGGAGGACTAACTGGTAATATCATTATACCGGCAACATTAGATTCCATTTCATCAGGGATTTTCATTGGATGTAGCAGATTGACAGGCAGTTTGGCCCTTCCTCCAAACATCAAATATATTGGTAAAAATGCTTTTCAGGGATGTAGTAGTTTAAGCGGAAATTTAATTATTCCTGATTCAATAAAAAGAATTGGTAGCTATGCGTTTGGTTATTGCTACGGATTTACCGGCAACTTAAGGCTCTCAAATTCACTGACTAAAATTGAATCCGGCACTTTTTACGGATGTGGCGGTCTATCAGGAAATCTGACAATCCCTAACTCAGTCATAACCATTGAATCATCAGCATTCGCTGAATGTAAAGGATTTACAGGAAATCTAACACTTCCAAATTCAGTAAAAAAAATAGGTAGTGATGCATTTAGTTATTGCAGTGGATTTACCGAAGATTTAGTGCTTCCATCTTCCATTGATACTATAGAAGACTGGGCATTTCGAGGATGTAGCGGATTATCTGGAAGAGTATCAATTCCATCATCCGTTAAATCTATTGAATCAAATGCTTTTGATGAATGTTGGGGAATTTCAGAATTCCTGGTTGATGATAATAATGCATATTACTCATCATCAAATGGTATGTTATTGGATAAAAATCAAAACCTTTTAATTCAATGTCCACTGGCTAAACAAGGAATCGTCCAAATACCCCAGACTGTAACAACTATTGGTAATCATGCATTTTATAACTGCAACAAACTAACCGGAGACCTGATTTTACCGGATCACCTCAAGACTATCGGCTCTGAGGCATTTCAGGGATGTAGCGGTCTGACAGGAAATCTAACAATCCCTAATCAGGTAAGAACTATCAGTTACCAGGCATTCAATGGTTGCAGTGGATTCACTGGAAGACTAACAATTCCAAATTCTGTCTCAACAATTGATTGGAAGGCTTTTTATGGATGTAATGGTTTTTCTGAATTATTTTTGTCTCAAAACATCGAACAGATATACGATCTGACATTCGGCCCCTGCAACAATCTAAAAAAAATAATGTCGGCCAGTGTTGTACCACCTCTGATTTATTCGTATGCAAATCCGTTTGATCAAATAAATAAAAACAGTTGTCAGCTTATTGTCCCTACAGGATCAAAAACAGCCTACAAATCGGCAACCTACTGGTCTGATTTTTCTAATATTATAGAACAGGATTTTACCATAAGAAAAGTCATTGATGTAATCACACCAGGAACATTATGCAATCTACTCAACATTAATGAAGCTGACACAATTACAGATTTAACTGTGATAGGTTTTATTGACGCCCGAGACGTAAGATTTATGCGGGACAGCATGAGTGCATTAATTAACCTGGACTTATCTGGTGTAAAAATTGCATCTTATACTGGAACAGAAGGTACCAATTCTAATACTTTATCCTATTATCCGGTAAACGAAATGCCCGTATATTCATTCTCTAAACCCGATGAAGATTATCCAGATTACTACTATTATTATTCAGATCCGGTTCTTCTCAAAACAATTAAACTACCAGTCTCAATCACCTCAATCGGAAGCATGGCATTTGCTTATTGTATGAGATTAACCGGAAACCTGATGATTCCAGATTCTGTAATTTATATTGGTAAAGGAGCTTTTGCGTATTGTATCCAATTAACTGGTAGTCTTAATATCCCCAACTCAGTAACTTCAATTGGGGATGGTGCATTTGCATATTGTTCCGGGTTAGACGGTGAGCTGACTATTCCTCGCTCTTTAAAAACAATCGGTGATGGTACTTTTGCCGCATGCTATGAATTAACAGGCAGTTTAATGTTACCTAATTCGGTGAAAAATATCGGGAAATATGCATTCTACGGCTGCAGTAACTTAACCGGAAATTTAATTATCCCCGATTCACTTACAATGATTAATGACAGTGTGTTCTTTTTATGTAGTGGATTAACCGGTAACTTAACGATCCCGGGGGTAGTTAGAACAATCGGTAACAATGCTTTTGCTTATTGCTCCGGATTTAGCGGTAATTTATATCTTCCAGACTCTGTGACAGCGATTGGAGACAATGCCTTCGATGGCTGCTCCGGACTTAAAGGAGACTTAACCATTCCGAAATCTGTAAAATCAATCGGAAATCACTCATTCGGGCAATGCAGCGGATTAACCGGTAGTTTATTGATTCCGGATTCGGTTTCATATATCGGCGATTATGCTTTTGCCGGTTGTTCTGGATTTACCGGGGAATTAAGTATTCCATCTGCCATAGATTCAATTGGCAACGGTATTTTCGAAGGTTGTACTGGACTGACCGGTAATCTGACTATTCCTAATACTATCAAATCAATTGGTTATGATGCTTTCCAGGGATGTAGTAGTCTAAGTGGCAATTTAGTCATTCCAAACTCTGTTCAGGCAATTGGATGGTCGGCATTTGCCGGATGCTCAGGTTTTACCGGAAATCTTATCATTCCAAACTCTGTTAAAACAATAGATGCTTATGCATTCTCCGGTTGTAAAGGCTTAAATGGTAGCTTAGCCATTCCCGATTCCCTCTCTATGATCTATTATGGCACATTTAGGGGATGTAGTGGATTAACCGGTAGTATAAAAATACCGGGAACGGTTACCTATATCTACTGGAATGCTTTTGAAGACTGTAAAAACTTCACAGAGTTGTATTTACCCCAAAATATCAAAAAAATAGACGATTACACATTTAAGGGCTGTAGTGGTTTGATGGAAATTAAATCCACAAACCCTGTGCCTCCAACAATTTCCAGCTATACCTTTAATCAGGTGAATAAATCAAATTGCCTACTTATTGTTCCTAGTGGTTCTATTACGGCCTATCAAACAGCCCTCTACTGGTCTGAATTTTATAAGGTAATCTCTCTGGGAATCACACCAATAAAGGCTCAGCTATATAATATTTACAGTTCAAATGGTCTGATCATTGTAGAAAAAGTTACAGACGAGGTTATTAAAGTTTTCTCAATATCTGGTACACTTATCAAAACAATAAATAGCCAGAAAGGAACTACGACTATTAACTTACCCAAAGGTTCCTATATCGTAAAAGTCGGAAGCATCACAGAAAAAGTGAATTTATAG
- the nadC gene encoding carboxylating nicotinate-nucleotide diphosphorylase, giving the protein MNELIDQLIDIALREDIGDGDHSTFCCIPESATGKAKLLVKDPGVIAGVELAQHILKRFDPTLKVEVFIQDGAEVKPGDIVFTVEGKERSLLQIERLMLNVMQRMSGVATTTRCYVNELAGLKTKVLDTRKTTPGMRLIEKAAVKIGGGVNHRIGLYDAIMLKDNHIDFAGGIRNAILRAQEYLKEKGKDLTIEVEVRSMEELEEVMQTGGINRIMLDNFTPELTCKAVDRIGGKYETESSGGITFETLRQYAECGVDFISVGALTHSVKSLDLSFKAC; this is encoded by the coding sequence ATGAATGAATTAATCGATCAATTGATTGACATTGCCCTTAGAGAAGATATAGGCGATGGCGATCATAGCACATTTTGTTGCATTCCCGAATCTGCCACAGGCAAAGCAAAACTATTAGTTAAAGATCCCGGTGTGATTGCCGGTGTTGAATTGGCTCAACATATTCTTAAACGTTTTGATCCTACTCTCAAAGTCGAAGTCTTCATTCAGGATGGAGCTGAGGTAAAACCCGGAGATATCGTTTTTACCGTTGAGGGAAAGGAGCGTTCGCTTCTGCAAATAGAGCGTCTGATGCTTAATGTAATGCAACGCATGAGTGGTGTGGCCACCACCACCCGCTGTTATGTAAACGAACTTGCCGGTCTTAAAACCAAAGTGCTGGATACCCGCAAAACCACTCCCGGCATGCGTCTTATAGAGAAGGCAGCTGTGAAAATCGGAGGTGGTGTAAATCACCGCATCGGCCTTTATGATGCCATTATGCTGAAGGATAATCACATTGACTTTGCCGGAGGAATCAGGAATGCGATTCTTCGTGCTCAGGAATATCTGAAGGAAAAAGGGAAAGATCTGACCATTGAGGTAGAAGTTCGTTCGATGGAAGAACTTGAAGAGGTCATGCAAACAGGCGGCATCAACCGTATTATGCTCGATAACTTTACTCCCGAGCTGACCTGCAAAGCCGTTGATCGCATAGGTGGTAAATATGAAACGGAATCGTCAGGTGGTATTACTTTCGAAACTCTTCGTCAGTATGCTGAATGTGGCGTTGACTTTATTTCTGTAGGGGCATTGACCCACTCGGTAAAGAGTCTTGATTTAAGCTTTAAGGCTTGCTGA
- a CDS encoding DUF4783 domain-containing protein → MKRFFLIIIATCLFSVSRLFAQDASDIETAFQKANLSLMSDQISSSVDLILPSEDSSVNHDECVILVTRFLRSVSPKDFTIIHQGNRGETKFMVCSLTTARGNYRVHLLFKKVNTQYLISQIRIEPSNE, encoded by the coding sequence ATGAAACGTTTCTTTTTAATCATAATCGCAACCTGTCTGTTCTCGGTGAGCAGACTCTTTGCTCAGGATGCATCTGATATTGAGACTGCATTCCAGAAAGCCAATCTCTCGCTGATGTCTGACCAGATCAGTTCGTCAGTCGATCTGATTTTACCGTCAGAAGATTCATCTGTAAACCACGATGAGTGTGTGATTTTGGTTACGCGCTTTTTGCGTTCCGTTTCACCGAAGGATTTTACTATTATTCACCAGGGGAATCGTGGCGAAACCAAGTTTATGGTCTGTTCTTTAACGACAGCACGGGGAAATTACCGCGTGCACCTGCTCTTCAAAAAAGTAAATACACAATATCTAATCAGCCAGATACGAATCGAACCTTCCAATGAATGA
- the rlmH gene encoding 23S rRNA (pseudouridine(1915)-N(3))-methyltransferase RlmH — protein MKIALIAVGRTTEKYFTEAIDEYRNRLKFYLPFEFEIIPELKNTKSMSESQQKEKEGELILKQLQPGDVLVLLDEHGKEFTSMKFADYIEKKMHSVSKRLVFVIGGPYGFSDKVYAAAQEKISVSKMTFSHQMIRMIFLEQLYRAMTILNNEPYHHE, from the coding sequence ATGAAGATAGCGCTGATCGCCGTAGGAAGAACCACCGAAAAATATTTCACCGAAGCTATTGATGAATATCGTAACCGACTGAAATTCTACCTTCCCTTTGAATTTGAAATTATTCCCGAGCTCAAGAACACCAAGAGCATGAGCGAGTCTCAGCAAAAGGAGAAAGAGGGGGAACTGATATTAAAACAACTGCAACCCGGAGATGTTTTGGTTCTACTCGATGAACATGGCAAAGAGTTTACTTCAATGAAATTTGCCGACTATATTGAGAAAAAGATGCATTCGGTATCGAAACGTTTGGTCTTTGTCATTGGAGGGCCTTATGGCTTTTCGGATAAAGTGTATGCAGCGGCGCAGGAAAAGATTTCGGTATCGAAAATGACCTTTTCACACCAGATGATCCGCATGATATTTCTGGAACAGCTTTACCGGGCCATGACTATCCTGAATAACGAACCATATCACCACGAATAA
- a CDS encoding M24 family metallopeptidase, which yields MFKNEILPELSNRWKAIQKEMARQGTEGCLLAGNVNLFYVADRVFSGYFYLPVEGSPFFFVKRPVGLKGENVYYIRKPEQIAEILAEEGITTPKTLMLELDELSYNDVTRLQSIFTPEQTFNATAVLRKVRTIKSAYEIGLLRHSGLLHAACYSEVPQLYKPGMTDIDFSIEIERLFRQKGALGHFRVFGQSMEIFMGSVIAGDNADAPSPYDFAMGGSGLHSSLPVGGNGTVLTPGTAIMVDMGGTFTGYISDMTRVFSVGKVAPLAYNAHQLALEIQSDIVAIAKPGVATAELYNMAIEKVKKHDLLPYFMGYSQQAGFIGHGIGIQINESPVLAPRSKEILTEGHIFALEPKFVIPGTGAVGVENTFVVNADGIEKLTVLNEEIVELPC from the coding sequence ATGTTTAAAAACGAAATTTTACCTGAGCTCAGCAACCGCTGGAAAGCCATACAGAAAGAGATGGCCAGACAAGGCACCGAAGGTTGCTTACTGGCAGGAAATGTCAACCTGTTTTATGTGGCTGACCGTGTATTCAGCGGTTACTTTTATTTGCCGGTAGAAGGCAGTCCTTTCTTCTTTGTGAAACGTCCGGTAGGTCTCAAAGGTGAAAACGTATATTATATCCGCAAACCGGAACAAATCGCAGAGATTCTGGCAGAGGAAGGTATCACAACTCCAAAGACACTGATGCTGGAGCTTGACGAACTGAGCTACAACGACGTTACCCGTCTGCAATCCATCTTTACACCGGAACAGACCTTCAATGCAACCGCCGTATTACGCAAAGTGCGTACCATCAAATCGGCTTATGAGATTGGCCTGCTGCGCCATTCAGGACTTTTGCACGCAGCTTGTTACAGCGAAGTACCGCAACTCTACAAACCGGGCATGACCGACATCGACTTCTCTATCGAAATCGAACGTCTGTTCCGTCAGAAAGGAGCCTTGGGACATTTCCGGGTATTCGGGCAATCGATGGAAATCTTTATGGGAAGTGTAATTGCCGGGGACAATGCTGATGCACCTTCGCCTTATGATTTTGCAATGGGCGGTAGCGGCTTGCACAGCTCCTTACCGGTCGGTGGAAACGGAACAGTCCTGACTCCGGGAACAGCCATTATGGTGGATATGGGAGGAACTTTTACCGGATATATTTCGGATATGACCCGCGTATTTTCGGTAGGCAAAGTGGCTCCGCTGGCTTATAATGCACACCAGTTGGCCCTGGAGATTCAGAGCGACATTGTAGCTATCGCCAAACCAGGTGTAGCAACTGCAGAGCTTTACAACATGGCCATTGAAAAGGTAAAAAAACATGACCTTCTCCCCTACTTCATGGGATACAGCCAACAGGCCGGATTCATCGGTCACGGCATCGGTATCCAAATCAACGAATCGCCTGTACTGGCTCCACGTTCGAAAGAGATCCTGACCGAAGGCCACATCTTTGCCCTCGAACCTAAATTCGTAATCCCTGGCACGGGAGCTGTGGGTGTAGAAAATACTTTTGTAGTAAATGCCGACGGTATCGAAAAGCTGACTGTCCTTAATGAGGAGATTGTAGAACTTCCTTGTTGA
- the ybaK gene encoding Cys-tRNA(Pro) deacylase has translation MKIQKTNAARILDRLKIAYELVPYEVDESDLSAIHVAEQLGQSIEQVYKTILLRGDKSGVFVCVIPGAAEVNLKLAAKVSGNKSAETVAMKELLPLTGYIRGGCSPLGMKKPYPIYLHKDALEQPFIYISAGQRGLQLKLSPQDLCQAVNATVCEVV, from the coding sequence ATGAAGATACAGAAGACCAATGCCGCCCGCATACTCGACCGTTTGAAAATTGCTTACGAACTGGTTCCGTATGAGGTGGACGAAAGTGACCTGAGCGCGATTCACGTTGCAGAGCAATTGGGGCAGTCCATCGAACAGGTGTATAAAACCATCCTATTGCGTGGTGATAAATCCGGTGTTTTTGTCTGTGTCATTCCCGGTGCGGCAGAGGTTAATCTCAAACTGGCAGCCAAAGTCTCCGGTAATAAAAGCGCCGAAACCGTTGCCATGAAGGAGCTTTTACCGTTGACCGGATATATCCGTGGCGGCTGTTCTCCTTTGGGTATGAAAAAGCCGTACCCTATTTACCTCCACAAGGATGCGCTGGAGCAACCGTTTATCTACATCAGTGCCGGACAGCGCGGCCTGCAATTGAAGCTCTCTCCGCAGGATTTATGTCAGGCGGTAAATGCTACGGTTTGCGAGGTGGTGTAA
- a CDS encoding DUF695 domain-containing protein: MKLTDKWFSAISEDENGKLVIVTGRDDIMDFVKSGKFKERAEIYWKYEGDGQGMPSEELSEQMEQVEEALRKSMEKDKLAILTGVYTGGGQKTWVFICRTVRVFGERLNEALSSFDLLPIEIYTENDPDCEEYLDMLEMRSWGGDDDDED; the protein is encoded by the coding sequence ATGAAACTTACCGACAAATGGTTTAGCGCTATCTCTGAAGATGAGAATGGCAAACTGGTCATCGTGACCGGCCGTGACGATATTATGGATTTTGTGAAATCCGGAAAATTCAAAGAGCGAGCCGAGATTTACTGGAAATACGAAGGCGATGGACAGGGAATGCCGTCGGAGGAGCTTTCAGAACAAATGGAGCAGGTGGAAGAGGCTTTGCGTAAATCCATGGAAAAGGACAAACTGGCCATCCTGACCGGCGTCTATACCGGAGGTGGGCAGAAGACCTGGGTCTTTATCTGCCGCACCGTTCGTGTATTTGGAGAGCGCTTGAATGAGGCACTCTCTTCCTTTGACCTGTTGCCAATTGAGATTTATACGGAAAATGACCCTGACTGCGAAGAGTATCTCGATATGCTAGAGATGAGAAGCTGGGGTGGTGATGATGACGATGAAGATTAA